The following proteins are co-located in the Geminocystis sp. M7585_C2015_104 genome:
- a CDS encoding photosystem II reaction center protein M encodes MQVNDLGFVATILFVLVPTVFLLILYIQTGKNQA; translated from the coding sequence ATGCAGGTTAATGATTTAGGGTTTGTTGCCACCATTTTATTCGTTTTGGTGCCTACAGTTTTCCTTCTGATTTTGTATATCCAAACTGGAAAAAACCAAGCGTAA